A genomic window from Nematostella vectensis chromosome 9, jaNemVect1.1, whole genome shotgun sequence includes:
- the LOC116613810 gene encoding uncharacterized protein LOC116613810 produces MAERLAGGVLASCSAGCCRGSLCNVGDAIPSQPTTDASTFDPTTHPPSKAMLAVFPRDSTGATLLEQLVYSTTIQKMLPWCYNNTLLLETAFFVAASANIFISFLGILWERRGKFTRPSLLSSTQEPCHLERNQ; encoded by the exons ATGGCCGAGAGACTGGCAGGGGGGGTCCTAGCATCCTGCTCTGCTGGGTGTTGCCGCGGAAGTCTATGCAATGTCGGTGACGCAATTCCCAGTCAACCTACAACAG ATGCATCAACCTTCGATCCAACAACGCATCCACCGAGCAAAG CAATGTTGGCGGTGTTTCCACGGGACAGCACCGGTGCAACATTGCTGGAACAACTTGTGTATTCGACCACAATCCAAAAGATGCTTCCTTGGTGTTACAACAACACTTTATTACTAGAAACAGCATTTTTCGTAGCCGCCTCCGCAAACAtctttatttcctttttgggAATCCTGTGGGAAAGAAGAGGGAAATTTACTCGTCCCAGTCTCCTTTCCTCAACACAGGAGCCCTGTCATCTTGAAAGAAATCAATAA
- the LOC5502288 gene encoding uncharacterized protein LOC5502288 isoform X1, translating to MRHLAMIIWLALLTVFPSLGPPVVSQTTPYPANVTREPANMTMAPTTRELANITMATTARGQLLLNMTTIPPNSIGTPSPATPLRPRFKCYETNCTQGVAECQVVCKDSFMGLPVVPDRCTTARVSTRQRPGEIITLKRCAHSTICEEERTLCIMAERLAGGVLASCSAGCCRGSLCNVGDAIPSQPTTDASTFDPTTHPSSKDTALVALGVIEQTVYK from the exons ATGCGCCATTTAGCCATGATTATTTGGTTGGCTCTACTGACCGTCTTCCCTTCGCTCG GTCCACCAGTAGTCTCGCAAACAACACCATACCCAGCAAACGTGACAAGAGAACCAGCAAACATGACGATGGCTCCAACAACAAGAGAACTAGCAAACATAACGATGGCTACAACAGCAAGAGGACAATTATTACTAAACATGACAACAA TCCCTCCCAATTCCATCGGAACACCATCTCCAGCAA CACCTTTGCGGCCAAGGTTCAAGTGTTACGAGACTAATTGCACCCAAGGGGTGGCTGAGTGCCAAGTGGTATGCAAGGACTCCTTCATGGGTCTACCTGTGGTCCCGGACAGGTGCACGACTGCCAG AGTGTCCACAAGGCAAAGACCAGGAGAGATAATCACTCTCAAGCGATGCGCTCATTCCACTATTTGTGAAGAAGAAAGAACACTGTGTATCATGGCCGAGAGACTGGCAGGGGGGGTCCTAGCATCCTGCTCTGCTGGGTGTTGCCGCGGAAGTCTATGTAATGTCGGTGACGCAATTCCCAGTCAACCTACAACAG ATGCATCAACCTTCGATCCAACAACGCATCCATCGAGCAAAG ACACAGCCTTGGTGGCCTTGGGTGTTATCGAACAGACGGTATACAAGTGA
- the LOC5502288 gene encoding uncharacterized protein LOC5502288 isoform X2 has translation MRHLAMIIWLALLTVFPSLGPPVVSQTTPYPANVTREPANMTMAPTTRELANITMATTARGQLLLNMTTIPPNSIGTPSPATPLRPRFKCYETNCTQGVAECQVVCKDSFMGLPVVPDRCTTARCINLRSNNASIEQRHSLGGLGCYRTDGIQVITFISFDRRPIEFIIMHKG, from the exons ATGCGCCATTTAGCCATGATTATTTGGTTGGCTCTACTGACCGTCTTCCCTTCGCTCG GTCCACCAGTAGTCTCGCAAACAACACCATACCCAGCAAACGTGACAAGAGAACCAGCAAACATGACGATGGCTCCAACAACAAGAGAACTAGCAAACATAACGATGGCTACAACAGCAAGAGGACAATTATTACTAAACATGACAACAA TCCCTCCCAATTCCATCGGAACACCATCTCCAGCAA CACCTTTGCGGCCAAGGTTCAAGTGTTACGAGACTAATTGCACCCAAGGGGTGGCTGAGTGCCAAGTGGTATGCAAGGACTCCTTCATGGGTCTACCTGTGGTCCCGGACAGGTGCACGACTGCCAG ATGCATCAACCTTCGATCCAACAACGCATCCATCGAGCAAAG ACACAGCCTTGGTGGCCTTGGGTGTTATCGAACAGACGGTATACAAGTGATCACTTTTATATCATTTGACAGAAGGCCAATAGAATTTATCATTATGCACAAAGGTTAA